In Cyprinus carpio isolate SPL01 chromosome B16, ASM1834038v1, whole genome shotgun sequence, the following are encoded in one genomic region:
- the LOC122140082 gene encoding zymogen granule membrane protein 16-like, with amino-acid sequence MSMTMPLPDFYSYSPATGDGSGTEFSTAHEGRITGVRVYEYPNYGYYSNNYLNGIQLQYNSNWTELVGVNAYGNEKEMTHSSTMNILFQISGKYYSGYISELMFVTNEGALF; translated from the exons CTTTACCTGATTTTTACTCATACTCCCCTGCTACTGGGGATGGCAGTGGAACTGAATTTTCCACTGCACACGAGGGTCGCATCACTGGAGTCAGAGTTTATGAATATCCAAACTATGGATACTACTCCAACAACTACCTCAATGG GATCCAGCTGCAATATAACAGTAACTGGACAGAACTGGTTGGTGTGAACGCTTATGGCAATGAAAAGGAGATGACACACTCTTCAACAATGAACATTTTGTTTCAGATCTCAGGAAAGTATTATTCTGGTTACATCAGTGAGCTTATGTTTGTCACTAACGAGGGGGCGCTCTTTTAA